TAAAAAATGCTCTTTTTTATTTCTCTCAGGCTTTGATTAAATGTCTTCCCATTATCCGGCAGTTTAGATAAAAAATGGGCATATATTTCTGTGGAACGATGGTGATATCTGCTGTAAAATTGCCTTCCTTCTTCTGAAAGAGTAACCAGCACTTTCCTTCGATCGTGCTGAGCACGACGCCTCTGCAACAAACCACGTTTAATTAAACGATCAACAATACTGGTCATAGTAGTTGGAGCAACATGGATTATTTTAGAGAGTTTACTCATGGAAACAAATGATTCTTTACCTAAATATTCGATAATAAAATATTCAGTAATAGTGAAAGATTTTTTCTCGTTAACACTATAACATCTGGAAACATGTGTCCATAGCATTTCTGTTAACTGTAGAAAAAGGTCATCAATTTCAGGAGCAATATTTTCCCCTTGTTTAACTTCCTCACTCATCTTTGTACCTGAAGAAAAAATCTTATCATACGAATATCGTAACTTTTATTATGATACGAACCAGCAACAAGAAAGTCAAATGGAAAAATACAAAAATTGATTAGCAGTTGATGAAATTTTCTTTTAGTTTTTTATTATTTTAATAGTTTTTTCCTCTTCTTCTATAATTTCTCTAACTTTCTTTAATGAGGTTCCGCCAAAGGAATTCTTGGCATTAATAACTGCCTCCGGCGTGAGTAAAGAAAAAACATCCTGCTGAAAAACACTTTGAAATTGTTGTAATTCTTCTAAGGTCAGTTGTTCTAAGCTCTTTTTTCTATCAAGACAGTATATTACTATCTCTCCGACTACGCTATGTGCTTCTCGAAAAGATAAACCTTTGCGTACCAAATAATCAGCCAGTTCAGTGGCATTGGATAAATCTCCCTCCAGGCTTTG
This Atribacterota bacterium DNA region includes the following protein-coding sequences:
- a CDS encoding MarR family transcriptional regulator, coding for MSEEVKQGENIAPEIDDLFLQLTEMLWTHVSRCYSVNEKKSFTITEYFIIEYLGKESFVSMSKLSKIIHVAPTTMTSIVDRLIKRGLLQRRRAQHDRRKVLVTLSEEGRQFYSRYHHRSTEIYAHFLSKLPDNGKTFNQSLREIKKSIFYLKKHFKES